From a region of the Armatimonas rosea genome:
- a CDS encoding J domain-containing protein — protein sequence MSETTYETSLYDTLEVPETATQDEIQQAYFRLVRLCPPQRDPERYQALNEARNTLLDPQRRSEYDQTRRSGPRVRVLVDQAALAIDRDPQKALSLLKSAVMLAPDLPRPRLLLTQLLMRNRDYVLAERQYQWLLRRTPNDEALRCKLARCYLFQQKPAEAEAELKRVLELNEAHYDAQLLLARIYRSQGRTRELIEALEEAIFMDQEEDFSDFNALLQLVMVYIQNEDEKNAALTAHRLLDVIPADKVGIAADAFIRTAELFLNEEYYVWTRQLLLHLQELPLADEDPRRVRFGELIHKSEIQQEIVRLSKDLLCVGPIQQCFLTLYQDKSSDNIRQSRMSSALERIQRETEALPRQVLQQLAYIRREYPLISVEQDAFLGTLCQRALHCQAVAEMQTIARPTHMPAPSPAPVAKEARRGGLFGRILSAR from the coding sequence ATGAGCGAAACAACCTACGAGACGAGCCTTTACGACACGCTGGAGGTCCCCGAGACGGCGACCCAAGACGAGATCCAGCAGGCTTACTTTCGTCTGGTTCGTCTCTGCCCACCCCAGCGTGACCCCGAGCGCTACCAGGCCCTCAACGAGGCCCGCAACACCCTGCTCGACCCCCAGCGCCGGAGCGAGTACGACCAGACCCGCAGGAGTGGCCCGCGCGTCCGCGTCCTGGTCGATCAGGCGGCTCTTGCGATCGACCGTGACCCCCAGAAAGCGCTCTCCCTGCTCAAGAGTGCGGTGATGCTCGCTCCCGACCTGCCGCGCCCGCGCCTGCTCCTGACCCAGCTCTTGATGCGCAACCGGGACTATGTCCTCGCCGAGCGCCAGTACCAGTGGCTCCTGCGGCGGACCCCCAACGACGAAGCGCTGCGCTGCAAGCTCGCCCGCTGCTACCTGTTCCAGCAAAAGCCTGCGGAGGCCGAGGCCGAGCTCAAGCGGGTCCTAGAGCTTAACGAAGCCCACTACGATGCCCAGCTGCTCCTCGCCCGCATCTACCGAAGCCAGGGGCGCACCCGTGAGCTGATCGAAGCGCTCGAAGAGGCGATCTTCATGGACCAGGAAGAGGACTTCTCGGACTTCAATGCCCTGCTCCAGCTCGTGATGGTCTATATCCAGAACGAGGACGAGAAGAACGCGGCCCTGACCGCACACCGCCTCCTGGATGTCATCCCCGCCGATAAAGTTGGGATCGCAGCCGATGCCTTTATCCGCACGGCGGAGCTCTTCCTCAACGAGGAGTACTATGTCTGGACGCGCCAGCTCTTGCTGCACCTCCAGGAGCTGCCCCTCGCCGACGAAGACCCACGCCGGGTGCGCTTTGGTGAGCTGATCCATAAGTCCGAGATCCAGCAGGAGATCGTCCGCCTGAGCAAGGACCTGCTCTGTGTGGGACCGATCCAGCAGTGCTTCCTCACCCTCTACCAGGACAAGTCGTCGGACAATATCCGCCAGTCCCGCATGAGCTCCGCCCTCGAGCGAATCCAGCGCGAGACCGAAGCCCTCCCCCGCCAGGTGCTCCAGCAGCTCGCCTACATCCGCCGGGAGTACCCGCTGATCAGTGTCGAGCAAGACGCGTTCCTGGGGACACTCTGCCAGCGAGCGCTCCACTGCCAGGCCGTTGCGGAGATGCAGACAATCGCTCGCCCCACCCACATGCCCGCGCCAAGCCCTGCCCCTGTCGCGAAAGAAGCCCGCCGCGGTGGGCTCTTTGGCCGCATCTTAAGCGCCCGCTAA
- a CDS encoding GspE/PulE family protein: MTATQTNRIGDLLVEKGLLTQDQLLGAMDKQKQLGGKQALGEILVSMGLISEKDRVKALGEQWGVEYIDLTELMIPSEVTNLISQELARRYKMIPVELTGNRIKMAMKNPLDIFATDEIRLMTGKEVIPMIAPEDDILLAINESYRVAAQNLNNVLQTFQAEEVELDRKRPEDLAAEVDQAEADAAPIIQLANALISRAIQEKASDIHIEPGRESIRIRYRVDGILMDGLTVPKNAQNALTSRFKIMADMDIAEKRAPQDGRISMIIQGKQFDFRVSSLPAVYGEKIVMRVLDKSNINIGLHRLGLLPHTFEMFESMLMRSYGIILVTGPTGSGKSTTLYSSLAKVNSGEKNIITIEDPVEYEIPGITQVGVNNKANMTFAAGLKAMLRQDPDIIMVGEMRDQETANIAIEAALTGHLVFSTLHTNDAPGAVARLMDMGVEPFLIASATVGVMAQRLMRRVCDKCKTTYEPPKEAIKRLGMNLDEMERSRVTFYRGRGCEVCKGTGYKGRVGCYELMPVTDKVRELILAHASAYAIREAAIEGGMRSLKEDAMEKILLGMTTLEESLRVIYSG; encoded by the coding sequence ATGACAGCAACACAGACAAACCGAATCGGCGACTTGCTTGTTGAGAAAGGCCTCCTCACCCAAGACCAGCTCCTGGGCGCGATGGACAAGCAGAAGCAGCTGGGGGGTAAGCAGGCACTAGGCGAGATCCTCGTCTCCATGGGCCTGATCTCAGAAAAGGACCGTGTCAAAGCACTGGGCGAGCAGTGGGGCGTGGAGTACATCGACCTCACCGAGCTAATGATCCCCAGTGAGGTCACCAACCTCATCTCCCAAGAGCTCGCCCGTCGCTACAAGATGATCCCCGTCGAGCTGACCGGCAACCGGATCAAGATGGCGATGAAGAATCCTCTGGATATCTTCGCCACCGACGAGATCCGCCTGATGACGGGCAAAGAGGTGATCCCGATGATCGCGCCGGAGGACGATATCCTCTTGGCGATCAATGAGAGCTACCGGGTTGCTGCCCAGAACCTCAACAATGTCCTCCAGACCTTCCAGGCCGAGGAAGTGGAGCTGGACCGCAAGCGCCCCGAGGACCTCGCCGCCGAGGTGGACCAGGCCGAGGCCGATGCCGCCCCGATCATCCAGCTCGCCAACGCGCTGATCTCCCGCGCCATCCAAGAGAAGGCGTCGGATATCCATATCGAGCCCGGCCGCGAGTCGATCCGCATCCGCTATCGTGTCGATGGCATCCTCATGGACGGCCTGACGGTCCCTAAGAACGCCCAGAACGCCCTTACCAGCCGCTTTAAGATCATGGCGGACATGGATATCGCCGAGAAGCGCGCGCCGCAAGACGGCCGTATCTCGATGATTATCCAGGGCAAGCAGTTTGACTTCCGTGTCTCCAGCCTCCCCGCGGTCTACGGTGAGAAGATCGTGATGCGCGTCCTGGACAAGAGCAACATCAATATCGGTCTGCACCGCCTCGGGCTCCTCCCCCACACCTTTGAGATGTTTGAGTCGATGCTCATGCGCTCGTATGGCATCATCCTGGTGACCGGGCCTACGGGCTCGGGGAAGTCCACGACACTCTACTCCAGCCTGGCCAAGGTCAACTCGGGTGAGAAGAACATTATCACGATCGAGGACCCGGTCGAGTACGAGATCCCCGGCATCACTCAGGTCGGGGTGAACAACAAGGCCAACATGACCTTTGCGGCGGGCCTCAAGGCCATGCTGCGCCAGGACCCCGATATCATCATGGTTGGTGAGATGCGAGACCAAGAGACCGCCAATATCGCCATCGAGGCGGCGCTCACCGGCCACTTGGTCTTCTCCACACTCCACACCAACGATGCCCCCGGCGCGGTCGCGCGTCTGATGGACATGGGAGTCGAGCCGTTTCTCATCGCCTCCGCCACCGTGGGCGTCATGGCCCAGCGCCTCATGCGCCGTGTCTGCGATAAGTGCAAGACCACCTACGAGCCCCCCAAAGAGGCGATCAAGCGCCTGGGGATGAACCTCGATGAGATGGAGCGGAGCCGAGTCACTTTCTACCGTGGCCGTGGCTGCGAGGTCTGCAAGGGCACGGGCTACAAGGGCCGTGTCGGCTGCTACGAGCTCATGCCGGTCACCGATAAGGTCCGCGAGCTGATCCTGGCCCACGCGTCTGCCTACGCCATCCGCGAGGCGGCGATCGAGGGAGGGATGCGCTCCCTCAAAGAAGATGCCATGGAGAAGATCCTCCTGGGAATGACGACACTCGAAGAGAGCCTGCGTGTCATCTACTCCGGTTAG
- the eno gene encoding phosphopyruvate hydratase, with amino-acid sequence MSQLTLIEEVRARQILDSRGNPTVEVDVVLECGVVGRAAVPSGASTGAHEAVELRDGDKSVYLGKGVLKAVANVNDSISPELAGFDASDQAGLDSLLLTLDGTPNKAKFGANAILGVSLAAAKAAAEALETPLWRYIGGANAKQLPVPMMNIINGGKHADNSVDLQEFMVMPVGATSFSEGLRWGAEIFHALKSVLKGKGYGTAVGDEGGYAPNLKSNQEALDVIMEAINKAGYTPGAQIQIAMDPATTELYEEGKANGREGSYYFWKSNLWKTREEMVAFWADLAANYPIISIEDGMSEDDWEGWKLLTDAIGKKVQLVGDDLFVTNTKRLADGIEKGVGNSILVKVNQIGTLTETLEAVEMAKRAGYTAILSHRSGETEDTTIADIAVATNCGQIKTGAPSRTDRVAKYNQLIRIEEALGTSAVYQGLKSFYNLK; translated from the coding sequence ATGAGCCAACTAACTTTAATTGAAGAAGTCCGCGCCCGCCAGATTCTGGACTCGCGCGGCAACCCCACTGTAGAAGTGGATGTCGTCCTGGAGTGTGGTGTGGTCGGACGCGCGGCCGTTCCCTCGGGAGCGTCCACCGGTGCCCACGAAGCGGTCGAGCTACGCGACGGCGATAAGTCGGTCTACCTGGGAAAAGGTGTCCTGAAGGCTGTCGCCAATGTCAACGACTCTATCTCCCCCGAGCTTGCGGGCTTTGATGCCTCCGACCAGGCGGGCCTCGATAGCCTGCTCCTGACCCTCGATGGCACCCCCAACAAGGCCAAGTTCGGTGCCAACGCCATCCTGGGTGTCTCCCTCGCCGCGGCCAAGGCCGCCGCAGAGGCACTGGAGACCCCACTGTGGCGCTACATCGGCGGAGCCAACGCCAAGCAGCTTCCCGTCCCGATGATGAACATCATCAATGGCGGCAAGCACGCCGACAACTCCGTGGACCTGCAGGAGTTCATGGTCATGCCCGTGGGCGCGACCAGCTTCTCCGAGGGCCTGCGCTGGGGTGCGGAGATCTTCCATGCGCTCAAGTCCGTGCTCAAGGGCAAGGGCTACGGCACCGCGGTCGGGGACGAGGGTGGCTACGCGCCCAACCTCAAGAGCAACCAAGAGGCGCTCGATGTGATCATGGAGGCGATCAACAAGGCCGGCTACACCCCCGGTGCCCAGATCCAGATCGCCATGGACCCCGCCACCACCGAGCTCTACGAAGAGGGCAAGGCAAATGGCCGCGAGGGCAGCTACTACTTCTGGAAGTCCAACCTCTGGAAGACCCGTGAGGAGATGGTCGCCTTCTGGGCCGATCTGGCCGCCAACTACCCGATTATCTCGATCGAGGACGGCATGTCCGAGGACGACTGGGAGGGCTGGAAGCTGCTCACCGACGCGATCGGTAAGAAGGTGCAGCTGGTCGGGGACGATCTCTTTGTCACCAACACCAAGCGCCTCGCCGATGGGATTGAGAAGGGCGTGGGCAACTCCATTCTCGTGAAGGTCAACCAGATCGGCACCCTCACCGAGACGCTTGAGGCGGTCGAGATGGCCAAGCGCGCCGGCTACACCGCGATTCTCTCCCACCGCTCCGGCGAGACCGAGGACACCACGATCGCCGATATCGCAGTCGCCACCAACTGCGGCCAGATCAAGACCGGCGCTCCCAGCCGCACGGACCGTGTCGCCAAGTACAACCAGCTCATTCGTATCGAAGAAGCCCTGGGAACGTCGGCGGTCTACCAAGGCCTCAAGAGCTTCTACAACCTCAAGTAA
- a CDS encoding Hsp70 family protein: MNTPPSGVAPKNIPSGPIIGIDLGTSTSAIAFLTPDGEPELIQDLNGDTIVPSMVQLLPDGQLVVGSVAKSGAVTYHDRTAMEVKRLMGTGETVKLGKKVFFPEEIGTEILKHLKQAAEAKLNREVKDVVISVPARFENSAREATRKAAEAAGLEVIRLINEPTAAALAYGLGHIADQSKVLVFDFGGGTLDVTVLEMFEGILDIRTSVGDDKLGGKDIDEAVMALLRDKFKETTGKKMPPPSRDRKAAQRIKEEGEIVKKTLSFSESVQVNLPNLVGDQSLVCTITRDELDAQLEDMLMRAMAVVNEALARARLKWDDIDVILPIGGSSRIPMFRRALQFASGKELYSGGLNPDEAVALGAAIAAGIEQDLYQKQQKDIMILDVSPHRLGVATIKQVGSEQFVEDYFSELIPKDAKLPAITKRDYMTLSDGTGPIAIRIYEAVTEGNLCREHRMISELALRALNKESKDEPVQVEFRYTLDGTLEVAARYISAPMVQVDGKFVLDAPGAGGAEIPQEVWRNAPLAGLVLPLIEQVERQVKERPDIASTLNDMAGFVKLAVIQNDEDEVRKRLDKLTDLLFELT, from the coding sequence ATGAATACACCCCCCAGTGGCGTAGCTCCGAAAAATATTCCCAGCGGTCCTATCATCGGGATAGACCTTGGTACGTCTACCTCTGCCATCGCCTTCCTCACCCCCGACGGTGAGCCCGAGCTGATCCAGGACCTCAACGGCGACACGATTGTCCCCAGCATGGTCCAGCTCCTGCCCGACGGCCAGCTGGTGGTGGGCTCGGTCGCCAAGAGCGGCGCGGTCACCTACCACGACCGGACGGCCATGGAGGTCAAGCGCCTCATGGGCACCGGCGAGACCGTCAAGCTCGGCAAGAAAGTCTTCTTCCCTGAGGAGATCGGCACTGAGATCCTCAAGCACCTCAAGCAGGCCGCCGAGGCCAAGCTCAACCGTGAGGTCAAGGATGTCGTGATCTCGGTGCCGGCACGCTTTGAGAACTCCGCCCGCGAGGCCACCCGCAAGGCCGCCGAGGCCGCTGGCCTGGAGGTCATCCGGCTGATCAACGAGCCCACCGCGGCGGCGCTCGCCTACGGCCTGGGCCATATCGCCGACCAGAGCAAGGTGTTGGTCTTCGACTTTGGCGGCGGGACGCTCGATGTGACGGTCCTAGAGATGTTTGAGGGAATCCTGGATATTCGGACGTCGGTGGGCGACGACAAGCTCGGCGGAAAAGATATCGACGAGGCCGTGATGGCGCTCCTGCGCGATAAGTTCAAGGAGACCACCGGCAAGAAGATGCCGCCCCCCTCGCGCGACCGCAAGGCCGCCCAGCGCATCAAAGAAGAGGGAGAGATCGTCAAGAAGACCCTCTCGTTCTCGGAGAGTGTCCAGGTCAACCTCCCCAATCTCGTGGGTGACCAGAGCCTGGTGTGCACGATCACCCGCGATGAGCTCGATGCCCAGCTCGAAGACATGCTCATGCGCGCCATGGCCGTGGTCAATGAAGCGCTAGCACGCGCCCGGCTGAAGTGGGACGATATCGATGTGATCCTGCCGATCGGGGGCTCCAGCCGCATCCCGATGTTCCGGCGCGCCCTGCAGTTCGCATCGGGGAAGGAGCTCTACTCGGGCGGCCTGAACCCCGATGAGGCCGTGGCTCTGGGCGCGGCGATTGCGGCGGGAATCGAGCAGGACCTCTACCAGAAGCAGCAAAAAGACATCATGATCCTGGATGTCTCCCCGCACCGGCTGGGAGTGGCCACGATCAAGCAGGTCGGCAGTGAGCAGTTCGTCGAGGACTACTTCAGCGAGCTGATCCCCAAGGACGCCAAGCTGCCCGCGATCACCAAGCGAGACTACATGACCCTCTCGGACGGCACTGGTCCCATCGCGATCCGTATCTACGAGGCGGTCACCGAGGGCAACCTCTGCCGCGAGCACCGGATGATCTCCGAGCTGGCGCTGCGTGCGCTCAATAAAGAGTCCAAGGACGAGCCTGTCCAGGTGGAGTTCCGCTACACCCTCGATGGCACCCTGGAGGTCGCCGCACGCTACATCAGTGCGCCTATGGTCCAGGTCGATGGAAAGTTCGTCCTCGATGCCCCCGGAGCCGGTGGCGCAGAGATTCCCCAGGAGGTCTGGCGCAACGCCCCCCTTGCGGGGCTGGTCTTGCCCCTGATCGAGCAGGTTGAGCGCCAGGTCAAGGAGCGCCCCGATATCGCCAGTACCCTGAATGACATGGCCGGCTTTGTCAAGCTCGCCGTGATCCAGAACGACGAGGACGAGGTCCGAAAGCGCCTGGACAAGCTCACGGACTTGCTGTTTGAGTTGACGTAA